The following proteins are encoded in a genomic region of bacterium:
- a CDS encoding fibronectin type III domain-containing protein produces MKMTGLNVSLMLIATIFSIAVFAFGTELSAGDSSSNAKVPFKAAKLIIEFNSTAEDIGVQMFLDADPWKTINIIGPNGKLIFEVDGRTNVRKLGMTELFFESHEPSINDLSVPEFLALFPEGDYKFIGRNTEGDTVVGTVPFSHRFPDGPSIIGPKKKDRVDPENTVIRWDPVVTPAGIQIVQYQVIVEGGEPLRHFDVFVPGTATSLTVSPEFLESRTKYIFEVLAIEANGNQTISEGEFKTK; encoded by the coding sequence ATGAAAATGACAGGACTTAACGTCAGCCTGATGCTGATCGCAACCATTTTTTCAATTGCAGTCTTTGCCTTTGGTACGGAACTTTCGGCGGGTGATTCCAGTTCGAACGCAAAAGTACCTTTCAAGGCTGCGAAACTGATTATCGAGTTTAACTCAACGGCCGAAGATATAGGAGTTCAAATGTTCCTGGATGCAGATCCGTGGAAGACCATCAATATCATTGGCCCGAATGGAAAACTCATCTTCGAAGTGGATGGGCGGACGAATGTGAGAAAGCTTGGAATGACTGAGCTCTTCTTCGAAAGCCACGAACCTTCGATCAATGATCTCTCGGTCCCGGAGTTTCTCGCGCTGTTTCCGGAAGGGGATTACAAATTTATCGGCAGAAATACGGAGGGCGACACGGTGGTGGGCACGGTACCGTTCAGTCATAGATTTCCGGATGGTCCCTCGATTATCGGCCCGAAGAAAAAAGATCGAGTTGATCCTGAGAATACTGTAATCCGTTGGGATCCGGTTGTAACTCCTGCCGGAATTCAGATTGTTCAATACCAGGTGATCGTTGAAGGAGGAGAACCTTTGCGCCATTTTGATGTTTTTGTTCCGGGTACTGCCACGAGCTTGACGGTTTCGCCGGAGTTTCTGGAATCGCGCACAAAATACATTTTTGAGGTTTTGGCAATCGAGGCAAACGGCAATCAGACAATCTCTGAAGGTGAATTCAAGACAAAGTAG
- a CDS encoding DUF1761 domain-containing protein — translation MSRVKFSAVGVVAVVCFLIGALWYSPLLFGNLYFALRGIQPGATSAGTPSPGELIAEIVRCFVVAYIFAYFILRLDIQSVGGALKLALLVWIGFQGFVLIGSVIHEGYPVKLFAIHAGDALVKAITSCVILALWHKRAAQVESPARKEV, via the coding sequence ATGAGCAGAGTGAAATTTTCGGCCGTTGGTGTAGTGGCAGTCGTATGCTTTTTGATAGGCGCGCTTTGGTATAGCCCCTTACTCTTCGGGAACCTGTATTTCGCTCTGCGCGGCATCCAGCCCGGAGCCACCTCAGCCGGTACCCCATCGCCTGGTGAATTGATCGCAGAAATCGTACGTTGTTTCGTGGTTGCATACATTTTCGCGTATTTCATTCTGCGTCTTGACATCCAGAGCGTAGGGGGCGCGTTGAAACTCGCTCTTCTGGTTTGGATCGGCTTTCAGGGTTTCGTGCTCATCGGCTCGGTGATTCACGAGGGATATCCTGTGAAGCTATTTGCAATCCATGCGGGCGATGCACTCGTCAAAGCCATCACCAGTTGCGTAATCCTTGCGCTTTGGCACAAACGCGCTGCTCAAGTAGAAAGCCCGGCAAGAAAAGAAGTTTAG